Within Candidatus Bathyarchaeia archaeon, the genomic segment CATTCAGAAATAGGGTTTTAGGATCTAGGAGTCTAGGGGCTAAACCTCTAGTTTTAGGGTTCCTAGTGGATGGGGCTTGTTAGCTTCTGACAACTGTAGTCGGATCCGTGAAAAATTTTCAGGTGCATTAACTGTAGTAGGACTCGTATGATAGCATCTATCCTCCCTCAGTTAAGCATAGAATGTACTGCTTACGCTGGCAATTATAGTGTATATATTTTATTCTGGACAGGTTTAGAATATTTTGAGGAAAAGGCAGATTTCTGGGAAGAAAATAAAAATGGTGGAGTTAGAGGAGGTGAATGGCTTCATTCAGTGAATATTATTTTCTTTATTAGATCTATTATTTTTGTCTGATCCCCTGTTTCCCTGATCCTCTCTAGATCCTCCTTCTTAGCGTAGATTAATAGTGCTTTCTTCATGAGGTTTCCGAAGATTTCTTTGCTAAGCCTCATAGATTCCGTTGGATCTGCCCTATATGTGAACTGGTCCTCGCCAAACCATCCATCATACCCTATGTCTATAGCTGCGTAGAGGTAGTCTACAAAACACCATACATCACCAGTTCCAAAGATCCTGTCTTCATCATTACTCCTATATTTCGCAGCATTCACATGGAACCCTACTATTGGAACACCCATTTTATATAACGTGTAAACAGTGAAAGCTGGTTCTACACCATACATCATTTCATGACCATAGTCTATAGTTACACCCATAACCTTAGCCCCTAACTCCTCATTAATCTTATAGGCTAACCAGCCTGAAAGGTGTGTTGTTGGAATTATCATATTGCCTTCCTTAGGCTCTTTAAGTTTAGCTTCAACACCAAACTTAAGCCCTAAATCCTTACAGTACTCAGCAACCTTAAGGCAGGCGTTCATAAACCACTCAAACTTAAGCCCATAGTTAGACTCAAAATTATAATCCCATCCATCCTGACCAGGCCAGAAGCTTAGGCTTGGGCTCCCAAATTCTTTAGCTATGTCAGCTGCCTGTAGAAGAATTTCAAGGGCTTTCTCTCTAACCTCTTTATTCGGATGCGTTACGCTTCCCAGCTTCCATCTAGGATCAGTAAACATGTTAACATTCACATTTGAAACCTTAACATTAAACTTCTTTAGGGCTTCTTTAGCGCTAGCAACCTTTTCCTCAGAAACCTTAAGCTTCTCATCTAGGAACAGCGCATCATGGAGCTCCACACCCCTTATCCCAGCTTTAGCTATCCTCTCAATCTGGGCTTCAATCCTAGAATCTATTTCTGGGAAGTAACCTCTTGTAGCGAATCTATCAAGAAAGTCGCCAGCAGACCAGTGTCCAGCCGAGAATTTTATGTCAAAATCTTCAAAAAATTTATCGAGTAATTCCCCCTCAAGATATCCCTTATATTTTGATTCAAGCTTAGCCAGATTAGATTTATTAATCCTCAACCTAATTCACCTTATCTAACATTCTTTCTTTTGTTATAATACCATTATAAGGGTTTCTACATTATGATTTCAAAAATAGATGTTTGTTATTAAGTATTATTTCGCAACCCTTAAATTCGCCCCTCCAGTCTATACTTAAAATCTAGAGGAAACATATAGACTATAACTTATATGAGGCCCCAATATGGCAAGTGAGTCTTTAGC encodes:
- a CDS encoding TIM barrel protein; amino-acid sequence: MRINKSNLAKLESKYKGYLEGELLDKFFEDFDIKFSAGHWSAGDFLDRFATRGYFPEIDSRIEAQIERIAKAGIRGVELHDALFLDEKLKVSEEKVASAKEALKKFNVKVSNVNVNMFTDPRWKLGSVTHPNKEVREKALEILLQAADIAKEFGSPSLSFWPGQDGWDYNFESNYGLKFEWFMNACLKVAEYCKDLGLKFGVEAKLKEPKEGNMIIPTTHLSGWLAYKINEELGAKVMGVTIDYGHEMMYGVEPAFTVYTLYKMGVPIVGFHVNAAKYRSNDEDRIFGTGDVWCFVDYLYAAIDIGYDGWFGEDQFTYRADPTESMRLSKEIFGNLMKKALLIYAKKEDLERIRETGDQTKIIDLIKKIIFTE